The following coding sequences are from one Venturia canescens isolate UGA chromosome 5, ASM1945775v1, whole genome shotgun sequence window:
- the LOC122411001 gene encoding trichohyalin-like, with protein MEAILAGDRKKREREEGMARGEDGGKVEAFKRSRKVVRSPEREEGEADEIVRRVGEMMKKLLKQELRQECGRIESKVDRWAEEVRNEHDEMRRQWGEEREMFKKKIEELERKVEVLEKERGEGGEGGERIGRRVWEVEKELERREREERRNNIVVRGVNVAEGVEWEREIEKIWERLGVEGGRKEMRRIGRVDEGGRGMVLIRLEGREKKVEIMKAKVKLRGNRERIEDDLTKEERRIKWLVEGQAYEERRKGKRVRVGYMRMWVDGKVLVWNEREGRCTESVGNE; from the coding sequence ATGGAAGCGATTCTGGCAGGGGACAGGAAGAAGAGGGAAAGGGAGGAAGGAATGGCGAGAGGGGAAGACGGAGGGAAGGTGGAGGCGTTTAAGAGAAGTAGAAAAGTGGTGAGGTCGCcggagagagaggagggagaGGCGGACGAGATAGTAAGAAGGGTAGGGGAGATGATGAAGAAGTTGTTGAAGCAGGAGTTAAGGCAAGAGTGTGGGAGAATAGAGAGTAAGGTGGACAGGTGGGCGGAAGAGGTGAGAAATGAGCATGATGAGATGAGAAGGCAGTGGGGAGAGGAGAGGGAAATGTTCAAAAAGAAGATTGAGGAATTGGAGCGAAAAGTGGAGGTATTGGAGAAGGAaagaggggaggggggagagGGTGGGGAAAGGATCGGGAGAAGAGTGtgggaggtggaaaaagagctggagaggagagagagggaggaaaggAGAAACAATATAGTGGTGAGAGGGGTGAATGTGGCAGAAGGGGTGGAATGGGAGAGGGAGATAGAGAAGATATGGGAGAGATTAGGAGTGGAAGGAGGCAGGAAAGAGATGAGAAGAATAGGGAGGGTGGatgagggagggagggggatGGTGTTAATAAGGCTGGAGGGAAGGGAGAAGAAGGTGGAAATAATGAAAGCGAAAGTAAAGCTGAGAGGGAATAGAGAAAGGATAGAGGATGATCTGACAAAAGAGGAAAGGAGAATAAAATGGCTGGTAGAAGGGCAGGCATATGAGGAgaggagaaaaggaaagaggGTGAGGGTAGGATATATGAGGATGTGGGTGGATGGAAAGGTATTGGTGTGGAATGAGAGAGAGGGGAGGTGCACGGAAAGTGTGGGGAACGAATGA